One region of Candidatus Polarisedimenticolaceae bacterium genomic DNA includes:
- a CDS encoding site-specific integrase — protein sequence MAIKARTLKRTGITVYDIDFRDQDGDRVREAAGTTMTQAKSLLTKRKGQVLDGTYRNPKKEARKAEEAKGPTFAEFADRFIREYASARRSDYYEQRLRPAIEPAPGVKEKRAGPLRRELGARYMREFRPADFDAFRLERSNASYQGRQLSASTVRKDLTLLSTMFKLAKRWGVIDTNPAADVEKPKEPEPQGRPLSTEEWGKVAAQLTPTLRALSLFALAAGARLQEAVRLRWSDVDTRGGFIYFSAESKMARSKRVKLGEAAKAVLADMERVRKEVARATSSVPEFVFVYPNGGTLHSKRERNRVSQRWRDAAETAGMPWASFKSLRTTAASWAEEEGIPVGETKALLGHADVRTTQRFYVRSDADRTANVVSALDRRLVSGVDTQVDTRPETPSSEATARA from the coding sequence ATGGCAATCAAAGCACGCACTCTCAAACGGACCGGGATCACGGTCTATGACATCGACTTCCGAGACCAGGACGGCGACCGCGTCCGCGAGGCCGCCGGCACGACGATGACTCAGGCGAAGAGCCTCCTCACGAAGCGGAAGGGACAGGTTCTCGACGGCACGTATCGCAACCCGAAGAAGGAGGCGCGCAAGGCCGAGGAGGCGAAGGGCCCGACATTCGCCGAGTTCGCGGATCGGTTCATCCGTGAGTACGCGTCCGCTCGGCGCTCCGACTACTACGAACAGCGGCTACGGCCGGCGATCGAGCCGGCACCCGGCGTGAAAGAGAAGCGCGCCGGCCCGCTTCGCCGCGAGTTGGGCGCCCGGTACATGCGTGAGTTCCGGCCGGCCGACTTCGACGCCTTCCGCCTCGAGCGGTCGAATGCGAGCTACCAGGGGCGCCAGCTCTCGGCGTCCACGGTCCGGAAAGACCTCACGCTCCTCTCGACCATGTTCAAGCTCGCGAAGCGGTGGGGGGTGATCGACACGAACCCGGCGGCCGACGTCGAGAAGCCGAAGGAACCGGAGCCGCAGGGCCGGCCGCTCTCGACCGAGGAATGGGGGAAGGTCGCGGCGCAGCTCACCCCGACGCTCCGCGCGCTCTCGCTGTTCGCCTTGGCGGCCGGCGCGCGGCTCCAGGAGGCGGTCCGCCTCCGGTGGTCCGACGTCGACACCCGCGGCGGGTTCATCTACTTCTCGGCCGAGAGCAAGATGGCCCGATCGAAGCGCGTCAAGCTCGGCGAGGCGGCGAAGGCGGTCCTCGCGGACATGGAGCGCGTTCGGAAGGAGGTCGCACGGGCGACGTCGTCGGTCCCCGAGTTCGTGTTCGTCTACCCGAACGGCGGGACGCTTCACTCGAAGCGCGAGCGCAACCGGGTCTCGCAGAGGTGGAGAGACGCGGCCGAGACCGCCGGCATGCCGTGGGCGAGCTTCAAGAGCCTCCGCACGACCGCGGCGAGCTGGGCGGAAGAGGAGGGCATCCCGGTCGGCGAGACGAAGGCGCTCCTCGGCCACGCCGACGTCCGCACGACCCAACGCTTCTACGTGCGGTCGGACGCAGACCGCACGGCGAACGTCGTCTCGGCTCTCGATCGCCGTCTCGTTTCTGGCGTGGACACTCAGGTGGACACTCGTCCCGAAACGCCTTCCTCGGAGGCCACCGCGCGCGCTTGA